One Triticum dicoccoides isolate Atlit2015 ecotype Zavitan chromosome 5B, WEW_v2.0, whole genome shotgun sequence genomic window carries:
- the LOC119311535 gene encoding RING-H2 finger protein ATL80-like has translation MPRHLLQQSVDRLAAMAAPPAAAMAGGATSAHTDTVLIVIAVLCFLLCVVGLAMVARCSLLCNPSAFSVDGLAAKAPCGGLEKKALESLPTVSWRPEQREVDEEEGERPECAICLAEFARGDEVRVLPHCGHGFHAACVDVWLLSSSTCPSCRRALVVVSPAPPTTHPPAGATTCCGVAGRCRPSAS, from the coding sequence ATGCCGCGGCACCTGCTGCAGCAGTCCGTCGACCGCCTGGCCGCGATGGCCGCGCCGCCGGCGGCCGCCATGGCCGGCGGGGCGACGAGCGCGCACACGGACACGGTCCTCATCGTGATCGCGGTGCTCTGCTTCCTGCTGTGCGTGGTCGGGCTGGCCATGGTCGCGCGCTGCTCCCTGCTCTGCAACCCCTCCGCCTTCTCCGTCGACGGGCTGGCGGCCAAGGCGCCGTGCGGTGGCCTCGAGAAGAAGGCGCTGGAGTCGCTGCCGACCGTGTCGTGGAGGCCGGAACAGAGGGAGGTggacgaggaggagggggagcggccggAGTGCGCCATCTGCCTGGCGGAGTTCGCGCGCGGCGACGAGGTGCGCGTGCTCCCGCACTGCGGCCACGGCTTCCATGCCGCCTGCGTCGACGTGTGGCTCCTCTCCAGCTCCACCTGCCCGTCCTGCCGCCGCGCCCTCGTCGTCGTGTCGCCGGCGCCGCCAACCACCCATCCTCCCGCGGGTGCGACGACGTGCTGTGGCGTGGCAGGCCGCTGCCGGCCGTCGGCATCGTAG
- the LOC119311536 gene encoding uncharacterized protein LOC119311536 isoform X1, with translation MRSGRPRHVQRHCPLDTSPAPAADPLLHGGAFVPGDARQQPTTGGRQQWIRRTVKIGDKSCSLQPLVGGPNGLVPCQDDKPRDGGAADGQPQDETRDNRPLIDNNTVQTLSSKDIEAMKREDASGDAIVEALIANGSTFGNKTVFSQEKYKLKEQNKYAPKVLLRRPSTRRFM, from the exons ATGAGAAGCGGACGTCCGAGGCATGTCCAG CGCCACTGCCCGCTCGATACGTCCCCCGCCCCAGCTGCCGACCCCCTCCTCCACGGCGGCGCCTTCGTCCCCGGCGATGCACGGCAGCAGCCCACTACAG GAGGGAGGCAGCAATGGATAAGAAG GACGGTGAAGATAGGGGACAAGAGCTGCTCGCTGCAGCCGCTTGTCGGCGGCCCCAACGGCCTCGTCCCCTGCCAAG ATGATAAGCCGCGAGATGGCGGTGCCGCCGATGGTCAGCCGCAGGACGAGACCAGGGACAATAGGCCCCTGATCGACAATAACACCGTGCAGACGCTGTCCAGCAAGGACATCGAAGCGATGAAGCG GGAGGATGCCAGCGGTGACGCCATCGTGGAGGCTTTGATAGCAAATGGCTCCACATTTGGAAATAAGACAGTGTTCTCACAG GAGAAATACAAGCTGAAGGAACAAAACAAATATGCGCCTAAAGTGCTTTTGCGGCGCCCCTCTACCCGAAG GTTTATGTGA
- the LOC119311536 gene encoding uncharacterized protein LOC119311536 isoform X2, protein MRSGRPRHVQRHCPLDTSPAPAADPLLHGGAFVPGDARQQPTTGGRQQWIRRTVKIGDKSCSLQPLVGGPNGLVPCQDDKPRDGGAADGQPQDETRDNRPLIDNNTVQTLSSKDIEAMKREDASGDAIVEALIANGSTFGNKTVFSQKYKLKEQNKYAPKVLLRRPSTRRFM, encoded by the exons ATGAGAAGCGGACGTCCGAGGCATGTCCAG CGCCACTGCCCGCTCGATACGTCCCCCGCCCCAGCTGCCGACCCCCTCCTCCACGGCGGCGCCTTCGTCCCCGGCGATGCACGGCAGCAGCCCACTACAG GAGGGAGGCAGCAATGGATAAGAAG GACGGTGAAGATAGGGGACAAGAGCTGCTCGCTGCAGCCGCTTGTCGGCGGCCCCAACGGCCTCGTCCCCTGCCAAG ATGATAAGCCGCGAGATGGCGGTGCCGCCGATGGTCAGCCGCAGGACGAGACCAGGGACAATAGGCCCCTGATCGACAATAACACCGTGCAGACGCTGTCCAGCAAGGACATCGAAGCGATGAAGCG GGAGGATGCCAGCGGTGACGCCATCGTGGAGGCTTTGATAGCAAATGGCTCCACATTTGGAAATAAGACAGTGTTCTCACAG AAATACAAGCTGAAGGAACAAAACAAATATGCGCCTAAAGTGCTTTTGCGGCGCCCCTCTACCCGAAG GTTTATGTGA
- the LOC119306121 gene encoding RING-H2 finger protein ATL80-like, which yields MPRHLLQQPVDRLAAMAAAPAAVAGSGTSLRTETLLILAAVLCFLLCVVGLAMVARCSRMCNPSAFSVEPPGAMAKAPCEGMEKKALESLPTVSWQPESSKEVDEDEPERPECAICLAAFARGDEVRVLPRCGHGFHAACVDVWLPSSSTCPSCRRALVVAAAQSPAATESPPPQTSRPRLPAQ from the coding sequence ATGCCGCGCCACCTGCTGCAGCAGCCCGTCGACCGCCTGGCCGCGATGGCCGCCGCGCCGGCCGCGGTTGCCGGCAGTGGGACGAGCCTGCGCACGGAAACGCTGCTCATCCTGGCGGCGGTGCTCTGCTTCCTGCTCTGCGTGGTCGGGCTGGCCATGGTCGCGCGCTGCTCCCGCATGTGCAATCCCTCCGCCTTCTCCGTCGAACCGCCGGGCGCAATGGCCAAGGCGCCGTGCGAGGGGATGGAAAAAAAGGCGCTGGAGTCGCTGCCGACCGTGTCGTGGCAGCCGGAGTCGAGCAAGGAGGTGGACGAGGACGAGCCGGAGCGGCCGGAATGCGCCATCTGCCTGGCGGCGTTCGCACGCGGCGACGAGGTGCGCGTGCTCCCGCGCTGCGGCCACGGCTTCCACGCCGCCTGCGTCGACGTGTGGCTCCCCTCCAGCTCCACCTGCCCCTCCTGCCGCCGCGCCCTCGTCGTCGCGGCCGCCCAATCGCCGGCAGCCACCGAGTCGCCCCCTCCTCAGACGAGCAGGCCTCGGCTGCCGGCACAGTAG